In a genomic window of Gloeocapsopsis dulcis:
- a CDS encoding AzlD domain-containing protein, which produces MNIWTIILLAGLGTYLMRSVGIWATTIQSSWLHHIPFAVILVMAISGVFDLSQTPQETGSAIAAALVVITASIFKLPLVLRIALGCLIFGAIST; this is translated from the coding sequence ATGAACATCTGGACAATCATTCTCCTAGCTGGCTTAGGCACATACCTAATGCGCAGCGTCGGCATTTGGGCAACAACAATTCAATCCTCATGGCTGCATCACATCCCCTTTGCCGTAATTTTAGTTATGGCAATTAGTGGTGTCTTTGATTTGAGTCAAACACCACAAGAAACAGGAAGTGCGATCGCAGCAGCCCTCGTTGTCATTACAGCAAGTATCTTCAAACTACCACTCGTCTTACGTATCGCACTAGGTTGTCTTATTTTTGGTGCAATATCAACATAG